A window of Edaphobacter lichenicola contains these coding sequences:
- a CDS encoding GNAT family N-acetyltransferase: protein MIFVPTTSVDVDELVTFVNNAYRGKSAEAGWASEAKVIGGQRIDSTILAETFANGKATVLLMRDHDKAPLAGCVSLEPTDEPVVWYLSMLAIDPQRQADGLGRTLLSYAEDYAKARGAQRVRITVIWLRHTLVEWYERRGYRRTGKTEPFPYGDQRFGMPLRDDLYFEILEKTLV from the coding sequence ATGATCTTTGTTCCTACTACCTCTGTTGACGTCGACGAACTCGTCACCTTTGTTAACAATGCCTACCGAGGCAAAAGCGCTGAAGCCGGATGGGCAAGCGAAGCGAAGGTGATAGGCGGGCAGAGAATCGACTCGACCATCCTTGCCGAGACATTCGCAAACGGTAAAGCCACCGTTCTTTTGATGCGGGACCACGACAAAGCCCCTCTCGCGGGGTGTGTATCGCTTGAGCCCACTGACGAACCGGTGGTGTGGTATCTCTCGATGCTTGCGATCGACCCGCAGCGCCAGGCCGATGGACTTGGCCGGACGCTCTTGTCTTATGCCGAGGATTACGCGAAAGCCCGTGGTGCGCAACGAGTCAGGATTACCGTGATCTGGCTTCGTCATACTCTCGTCGAGTGGTATGAGCGTCGCGGATATCGCCGCACGGGCAAGACAGAGCCATTCCCCTACGGCGACCAACGCTTCGGAATGCCGCTTCGTGACGACCTGTACTTTGAGATACTCGAGAAAACCCTCGTCTAG
- the rpmI gene encoding 50S ribosomal protein L35 — MPKLKTHSGAAKRFHKTGTGKFKRGQSKMRHILTSKATKTKRKLGGSALISDADHHKVARMLPYA, encoded by the coding sequence ATGCCAAAGTTGAAGACACACAGCGGCGCAGCCAAGCGCTTTCATAAGACCGGCACCGGCAAGTTCAAGCGCGGCCAGTCCAAGATGCGCCACATCCTCACCTCGAAGGCCACCAAGACCAAGCGCAAGCTCGGCGGGTCGGCGCTTATCTCCGATGCGGATCATCACAAGGTTGCCCGGATGCTTCCTTACGCCTGA
- the rplT gene encoding 50S ribosomal protein L20 yields the protein MPRVKRSTKRNDRRKKILKRASGYFLTKSKLYQAAQEAVERGLKFAYTGRKQKKRQFRALWIVRINAACRINGMSYSTFINGLKLAGNQLDRKVLADIAANDAAGFAALTVQAKSALKIAADKHAANRTTAAA from the coding sequence ATGCCCCGTGTAAAACGGAGTACAAAACGCAACGATCGCCGCAAAAAGATCCTCAAGCGCGCGAGTGGTTACTTCCTCACCAAATCCAAGCTCTACCAGGCCGCTCAGGAAGCCGTCGAGCGCGGACTCAAGTTCGCCTACACCGGCCGTAAACAGAAGAAGCGCCAGTTCCGCGCCCTCTGGATCGTCCGCATCAACGCAGCCTGCCGCATCAATGGCATGAGCTACTCGACCTTCATCAACGGCCTCAAGCTCGCCGGCAATCAGCTCGACCGCAAGGTTCTCGCTGACATCGCCGCCAACGACGCAGCTGGTTTTGCCGCTCTTACCGTGCAGGCAAAGTCAGCCCTGAAGATTGCAGCAGACAAGCACGCCGCAAATCGCACCACCGCTGCCGCCTAA
- a CDS encoding FAD-binding oxidoreductase, with product MPDPTATEEATSQVQSPFESWGRYPTYGAKLLPLHWQSDFPALTANLHNGALPVGMGRSYGDVCLLKDGNLLVTTAMNRLIDFDPETGLLTAEAGVTLAQVLDFAVPRGFFLPVTPGTKYVTLGGAIANDIHGKNHHTAGTFGRHVTRFELVRSDGSHLLCSPTENPEFYAATIGGLGLTGVITWATLRLKPIVSRKIDYEGIQFHGIDEFLDLTNQAKDIEYTVSWVDVTSKGRNFARGVFMQGDHSAKKDDLRPSPKPKLIFPFEAPGFALNALTVSLFNTAFFHKQIHKRAVALQDYEPFFYPLDKVLRWNRMYGKRGLLQFQYVIPWEHAKEGTVAILREVAKSGLASFLAVLKAFGDVPSPGMMSFPKPGITLALDFPIKPDKSFPLFQRLADMTLEFGGRLYPAKDAAMTAHQFQSFYPQWEQFARYRDPMITSSFWERVTQNS from the coding sequence ATGCCAGATCCAACCGCAACAGAGGAAGCGACCTCCCAAGTGCAATCTCCCTTCGAATCCTGGGGCCGCTACCCTACCTACGGCGCAAAGCTCCTCCCGCTCCACTGGCAGAGCGACTTTCCCGCACTCACCGCCAACCTCCACAACGGCGCACTCCCCGTCGGCATGGGCCGCAGCTACGGCGACGTCTGCCTCCTCAAGGACGGCAACCTCCTCGTCACTACCGCAATGAATCGCCTCATCGACTTCGACCCCGAGACCGGCCTCCTCACTGCCGAAGCCGGCGTCACGCTCGCGCAGGTCCTCGACTTCGCCGTTCCCCGAGGCTTCTTCCTCCCCGTCACGCCAGGCACAAAGTATGTAACCCTCGGTGGAGCAATTGCGAACGACATCCACGGCAAGAATCACCACACCGCCGGAACCTTTGGCCGCCACGTTACCCGGTTCGAACTCGTCCGCTCCGACGGCTCCCATCTACTCTGCTCGCCAACCGAGAACCCCGAGTTCTACGCCGCAACCATCGGCGGCCTCGGCCTCACTGGCGTCATCACCTGGGCTACCCTCCGCCTCAAGCCCATCGTCTCCCGCAAGATCGACTACGAGGGCATCCAGTTCCACGGCATAGACGAGTTTCTCGATCTCACCAATCAGGCGAAGGACATCGAGTACACCGTCAGTTGGGTCGACGTCACCTCCAAAGGACGCAACTTCGCCCGTGGCGTCTTCATGCAGGGCGATCACTCGGCCAAAAAAGACGATCTCAGACCCTCACCCAAACCGAAGCTGATCTTTCCCTTCGAAGCTCCCGGATTCGCCCTCAACGCACTCACCGTCAGCCTCTTCAACACCGCGTTCTTCCACAAGCAGATCCACAAGCGAGCCGTCGCCTTGCAGGACTACGAGCCCTTCTTCTACCCGCTCGACAAGGTTCTCCGCTGGAACCGTATGTACGGCAAACGCGGCCTCCTTCAGTTTCAGTACGTCATCCCCTGGGAGCACGCCAAAGAGGGAACCGTCGCCATCCTCCGCGAAGTCGCAAAGTCCGGCCTCGCCAGCTTCCTCGCCGTGCTCAAAGCCTTCGGCGACGTTCCATCCCCCGGCATGATGAGCTTCCCAAAACCCGGCATCACTCTCGCCCTCGACTTTCCCATCAAACCCGATAAGAGCTTCCCACTCTTTCAGCGACTCGCCGACATGACCCTCGAGTTCGGCGGTCGCCTCTATCCAGCCAAAGACGCCGCCATGACCGCCCATCAATTCCAGTCCTTCTACCCACAATGGGAGCAGTTCGCACGATACCGCGACCCCATGATTACCTCCAGCTTCTGGGAGCGCGTCACCCAAAATTCCTAA
- a CDS encoding SDR family oxidoreductase, which translates to MSTTPQSTSTPRKILVLGATSGIAEATCRIWASQGASLFLVARNAEKLAAVAADLKTRGASYVDTAVADLDDTDQHPSLLAHAVNSLTGMDIAYLAHGVLGDQTEAERDFNTAAQILHTNFMAPVSLLTWLANFCVQRHAGTLAVLSSVAGDRGRKSNYVYGSSKAGLSAFLDGLRNRIDREGVTVLTIKPGPTKTAMTAGMPKSEKFADVDSVAESIVSAIDKRRDILYVPFQWQPIMFIIRNIPERIFKKLNL; encoded by the coding sequence ATGAGCACCACCCCGCAATCGACCTCTACTCCTCGCAAGATCCTCGTCCTTGGCGCAACCTCTGGCATCGCCGAAGCAACATGTCGCATCTGGGCGTCGCAAGGAGCAAGCCTCTTTCTGGTCGCCCGCAACGCCGAAAAACTCGCCGCCGTCGCCGCCGACCTCAAGACCCGCGGCGCCAGCTACGTCGACACTGCCGTCGCCGACCTCGACGACACCGACCAGCACCCCTCGCTCCTGGCCCATGCTGTCAACTCCCTCACCGGCATGGACATCGCCTACCTCGCTCACGGCGTCCTCGGCGACCAGACCGAAGCTGAGCGCGACTTCAACACCGCCGCGCAGATCCTCCACACCAACTTCATGGCACCAGTCTCGCTCCTCACCTGGCTCGCGAACTTCTGCGTCCAGCGCCACGCAGGCACCCTCGCCGTGCTCTCCTCGGTAGCGGGCGACCGAGGCCGCAAGTCCAACTACGTCTATGGCTCCTCAAAGGCCGGCCTCTCCGCATTTCTCGACGGCCTCAGAAACCGTATCGACCGCGAGGGGGTTACCGTCCTCACCATCAAACCTGGCCCCACCAAAACCGCAATGACCGCCGGCATGCCCAAGAGCGAGAAGTTCGCCGATGTCGACTCGGTCGCCGAATCGATCGTCAGCGCCATCGACAAGCGCAGGGACATCCTCTACGTCCCATTCCAGTGGCAGCCCATCATGTTCATCATCCGCAACATTCCTGAGCGCATCTTCAAGAAACTCAACCTCTGA
- a CDS encoding transglutaminase family protein codes for MYYSIRHLTKFLYSNQVSESMMETRMHPRSDQNQRCLTFHLSVSPRCRVFSYRDHLSNHVHHFDIPGMHGQLVIVAESLVEVQPGAQVPAFLAPDAWADLDAMVENGDYWEMLLPSEFAAPTPALDALAAELDVRRRDDPLMVLHHLNQQIYEHFDYKPKSTHVDSPIDLALSTKTGVCQDFAHIMITLVRSKLRIPCRYVSGYLFHGESDMDRSVSSATHAWIEVLIPHLGWVGFDPTNWLVAGDRHIRTAIGRDYSDVPPTHGIFRGRAESELTVAVRVTPSLGTSSLDQELPVPEDWSILVEKATQLPEQPPPPTRQQQMAQQQQENA; via the coding sequence ATGTATTATTCGATTCGCCATCTGACGAAGTTCCTGTACAGCAACCAAGTTAGCGAAAGCATGATGGAGACGCGGATGCACCCGCGGAGCGATCAGAACCAGCGCTGCCTGACGTTTCATCTTTCGGTTAGCCCGCGATGCAGAGTCTTCAGCTATCGCGATCATCTGTCAAATCATGTTCACCACTTCGATATTCCAGGGATGCATGGGCAGTTGGTGATCGTTGCTGAGTCTCTGGTCGAGGTGCAACCGGGGGCGCAGGTTCCGGCGTTTCTGGCTCCGGACGCGTGGGCGGATCTGGATGCGATGGTGGAGAACGGTGACTACTGGGAGATGCTGTTGCCGAGCGAGTTTGCCGCACCGACGCCGGCGCTGGACGCTCTTGCGGCTGAGTTGGATGTGAGGCGCAGAGACGATCCGCTGATGGTGCTGCATCACCTGAATCAGCAGATCTATGAGCACTTCGATTACAAACCGAAGTCGACGCATGTCGATTCCCCGATCGATTTGGCATTGAGCACCAAAACCGGAGTATGCCAGGATTTTGCTCACATCATGATCACGCTGGTGCGGTCGAAGCTGCGAATCCCCTGTCGCTATGTGAGCGGGTACCTGTTTCATGGCGAGAGCGACATGGACCGGTCGGTGAGTTCTGCGACACATGCCTGGATTGAGGTTTTGATTCCACACCTGGGATGGGTGGGGTTCGATCCTACGAACTGGCTGGTGGCGGGGGACCGGCATATTCGTACGGCGATCGGAAGGGATTATTCCGATGTTCCGCCGACTCACGGGATCTTTCGGGGCCGGGCAGAGAGCGAGCTGACCGTGGCGGTGCGGGTGACTCCGAGTCTAGGGACTTCGTCTCTTGATCAGGAGCTGCCGGTGCCCGAGGATTGGTCGATTCTGGTGGAGAAGGCGACACAGCTTCCGGAGCAGCCACCGCCGCCGACTCGCCAGCAACAGATGGCGCAGCAGCAGCAGGAGAACGCCTAG
- a CDS encoding acyltransferase family protein — MIEQALAGETRRPITSGRRSNLVDLVKGLAIILVVYGHTAQGVVHRGWWSGPWADFSKAFIYSFHMPAFFFASGLFVFGSIQRRGPAKFTLEKMKTILYPYLLFAGISAALGPLIRRFQMSYSPFHWNAFLMNVADGSGSWFLFTLFWCLLLALLTVRFPNWLRFLLSVLVGMAPIYGTFHTDRVWQEFCFVAAGMWVGNHVFRLEDIPKWKAAVGFMLLAAFQFAAIYFYGFVDRWTYIGLGLTGTAGLFLLARLLENHRIGEALVWVGRASLAIFLLSAFAQGATRVVLSDLLHTNNLWLQLLLPTAFATVLPAIVWYQQDRWRLGWLFHWPL, encoded by the coding sequence ATGATCGAACAGGCACTGGCAGGAGAGACACGGAGACCGATTACCAGCGGGAGACGGTCGAACCTTGTGGACCTTGTTAAGGGTCTTGCTATCATTCTGGTCGTCTATGGCCATACGGCACAAGGTGTTGTGCATCGGGGCTGGTGGTCCGGTCCGTGGGCTGATTTTTCTAAAGCTTTCATCTACAGCTTTCACATGCCTGCATTTTTCTTTGCCTCCGGACTGTTTGTGTTTGGCAGCATTCAGCGACGGGGACCGGCCAAGTTCACGCTCGAAAAGATGAAGACCATTCTGTATCCCTATTTGCTATTCGCGGGCATCTCAGCTGCACTTGGTCCCTTGATCCGACGATTCCAAATGTCCTATTCGCCATTTCATTGGAATGCATTTCTGATGAATGTCGCCGACGGGAGTGGGAGCTGGTTTCTATTCACCCTGTTTTGGTGTTTGCTTCTGGCACTCTTGACAGTGCGATTTCCTAACTGGCTGCGCTTTTTGCTCTCGGTTCTTGTAGGGATGGCGCCGATCTACGGAACGTTCCACACGGACCGCGTGTGGCAGGAGTTCTGTTTTGTGGCAGCAGGAATGTGGGTTGGGAATCACGTCTTTCGGCTGGAAGATATTCCGAAGTGGAAGGCTGCCGTTGGTTTTATGTTGCTTGCCGCTTTTCAGTTCGCGGCCATCTATTTTTATGGATTCGTGGATCGCTGGACCTATATTGGGCTTGGCCTGACCGGGACAGCCGGCCTTTTTCTGCTTGCCCGGTTGCTGGAGAACCACCGGATCGGCGAGGCACTTGTCTGGGTGGGACGGGCATCTCTTGCGATCTTCCTGCTCAGCGCGTTTGCGCAGGGAGCAACTCGTGTTGTTTTGTCTGACTTGTTGCATACGAATAACCTGTGGCTTCAATTGTTGTTGCCGACGGCGTTCGCGACAGTTCTACCTGCTATTGTTTGGTATCAGCAGGACAGATGGCGGCTGGGATGGCTCTTTCACTGGCCGCTCTAG
- a CDS encoding alpha-E domain-containing protein — protein MLSRVADSLYWMSRYLERAEHTTRLLDVNLNLMLDESPISAERRWQRVLQALGKPKNVEWTGEPYALTQALTFDTENKASILSCIIAARENSRHVREQISTEQWHRLNSLYLQVTRPEIQSQTQSEALVQGMTQPSEFLQSVMEAVHQFQGVTDSTMNHGEGWQFIQVGRYIERACATALLLQAYHVDLWGHSERIVDGNEYLDWMGLLRSATAFEAYCKVYTADLTPDQIFEFLLLDEEFPHSIRFSIDSLQCALEKIQGDSGKARAETLRRLSGRLQSSLNYSSVDEILNQDVLGYLGNIQAQCRAIHETIYELYVDYSIQAALAG, from the coding sequence ATGCTGTCACGCGTCGCGGATAGTTTGTACTGGATGAGCCGGTATCTCGAGCGCGCCGAGCATACGACGCGACTGCTGGACGTGAATCTGAACCTGATGCTCGATGAGAGCCCTATCAGCGCAGAGCGGCGATGGCAGCGGGTGCTGCAAGCACTGGGCAAGCCAAAGAACGTCGAGTGGACCGGCGAGCCGTATGCGCTGACGCAGGCGCTGACCTTTGATACGGAGAACAAGGCTTCGATCCTGTCCTGCATCATCGCGGCACGGGAGAACTCGCGTCATGTGAGGGAGCAGATATCTACCGAACAATGGCACCGCCTGAACAGCCTCTATCTGCAGGTAACGCGGCCGGAGATTCAGAGCCAGACGCAGTCGGAGGCGCTGGTGCAAGGGATGACGCAACCTAGCGAGTTTCTGCAATCGGTGATGGAGGCGGTACATCAGTTTCAGGGTGTCACAGATTCGACGATGAACCACGGCGAGGGCTGGCAGTTCATTCAGGTGGGGCGGTATATCGAACGGGCGTGCGCGACCGCGCTGTTGCTTCAGGCGTACCACGTCGATCTGTGGGGACATTCGGAGAGGATTGTTGATGGGAATGAATACCTGGACTGGATGGGACTACTGCGTTCGGCGACCGCGTTCGAGGCGTATTGCAAGGTGTATACCGCAGACCTGACACCGGATCAGATCTTCGAGTTTCTTCTGCTCGACGAGGAGTTTCCGCACTCGATTCGATTTTCGATCGACAGCCTGCAGTGCGCACTGGAAAAGATCCAGGGGGACAGCGGTAAGGCCCGTGCCGAAACTCTGCGTCGACTGAGCGGTCGACTGCAATCCTCCCTAAACTACAGTAGCGTCGACGAGATCCTGAACCAGGATGTGCTGGGGTACTTGGGCAACATTCAGGCACAGTGCCGAGCCATTCATGAAACCATCTACGAGCTATATGTGGACTATTCCATTCAGGCGGCCCTGGCAGGATAG
- a CDS encoding circularly permuted type 2 ATP-grasp protein, with protein sequence MHPTQSSQFEHASLKNYLLDHAYDEMFTGLGDLHRHCEPLLEHFSALPSEELQRRKQAADLSFLNQGITFTVYGREEGTEKIFPYDLIPRIITASEWATVEHGLTQRITALNLFLKDIYNEGRILDDGIVPREVVYSCKHYRRQMMGLQVPRNVYIAVCGTDLIRLENGEFVVLEDNLRVPSGVSYMLTNRRVMKRIFPQLFRSYNVRPIEQYTQLLLGTLRSLAPEGRPEPNIVLLSPGVFNSAYFEHAYLARQMGIELVEGRDLVTHDNVVYMRTTIGLRRVDVIYRRVDDDFIDPLAFRGDSILGVAGLFNAYRAGNVTLANAFGTGVADDKALYAYVPEIIKYYLSEEPVLKNVETYLLTRPKERQHVLQNLDKLVVKAVGESGGYGMLIGPQSTKAQQEEFARKIEADPRNYIAQPTISFSRAPCLIGDELQPRHVDLRPYVLYGDKVTIVPGGLTRVALNQGSLVVNSSQGGGSKDTWVLSQ encoded by the coding sequence ATGCATCCAACTCAGTCATCTCAGTTCGAGCATGCGTCTCTGAAAAACTATCTGCTGGACCATGCCTATGACGAGATGTTCACGGGACTCGGCGATCTGCATCGACACTGCGAACCGTTGTTGGAGCATTTTTCGGCGCTGCCTTCGGAAGAGCTGCAACGGAGAAAACAGGCAGCCGACCTTAGTTTCCTGAACCAGGGCATTACGTTTACGGTGTACGGGCGCGAAGAGGGCACCGAGAAGATCTTTCCGTATGACCTGATTCCGCGGATTATCACTGCGAGCGAGTGGGCGACAGTGGAGCACGGGCTGACGCAGAGAATTACGGCACTAAATCTTTTTCTGAAGGACATCTATAACGAGGGGCGAATTCTCGATGACGGGATAGTCCCGCGCGAGGTGGTCTATAGCTGCAAACATTACCGCCGGCAGATGATGGGGTTGCAAGTTCCGCGGAATGTCTACATCGCTGTCTGCGGGACCGACCTGATTCGGTTGGAGAACGGCGAGTTTGTGGTGCTGGAGGATAATCTGCGCGTGCCTAGCGGAGTCAGCTACATGCTGACCAATCGCAGGGTGATGAAGCGGATCTTTCCGCAGTTGTTTCGAAGCTACAACGTGCGGCCGATTGAACAGTACACACAGCTGCTATTGGGAACCCTGCGGTCACTGGCGCCGGAGGGACGACCGGAGCCGAATATCGTGCTGCTGTCGCCGGGAGTGTTCAACTCTGCTTACTTTGAGCATGCGTATCTTGCACGGCAGATGGGGATCGAGCTGGTCGAAGGACGCGATCTGGTAACGCATGACAACGTCGTGTACATGCGGACTACGATCGGGCTGCGGCGGGTGGATGTGATTTACCGGCGGGTGGATGATGACTTCATCGATCCGCTGGCGTTTCGCGGAGATTCGATTCTTGGTGTGGCTGGTCTGTTCAATGCTTACCGCGCTGGAAACGTGACGCTGGCCAATGCATTTGGTACCGGCGTGGCCGATGACAAGGCGCTGTACGCGTACGTGCCGGAGATCATCAAGTATTACCTGAGCGAAGAGCCGGTGCTGAAGAATGTCGAAACGTATCTGTTGACCAGGCCTAAGGAACGGCAACATGTGCTACAGAATCTCGACAAGCTGGTGGTGAAGGCGGTGGGCGAGAGCGGCGGGTATGGGATGCTGATCGGGCCTCAGTCAACCAAAGCACAACAAGAGGAGTTTGCGCGGAAGATTGAGGCTGATCCGAGGAACTACATTGCGCAGCCGACGATCTCGTTTTCGCGCGCGCCTTGTTTGATCGGGGATGAGTTGCAGCCCCGGCATGTGGACCTGCGGCCTTATGTGTTGTACGGCGATAAAGTGACGATTGTGCCGGGTGGGTTGACGCGTGTGGCGCTGAATCAAGGATCGTTAGTGGTGAACTCGTCGCAGGGCGGCGGGAGCAAAGATACCTGGGTGCTGAGCCAGTGA
- the typA gene encoding translational GTPase TypA, protein MSNSTAVAVKPIFNIAIIAHVDHGKTTLVDAMLRQSGTFRSNEAVTDRVMDSNDLEKERGITILAKNTALYYHDNKINIVDTPGHADFGGEVERALKMVDGVVLLVDASEGPLPQTRYVLSKALEAGLTPMVVINKIDRPDARPQEVLNEVYDLFIDLDADESVLDFPVLYTNGKLGTATNDLATPGTDLQPLFEQIVQTIPVSKGDPEGTLQILVTNLDYSDYLGRLAIGRVFNGTMRTGQEYNVAKIDGTFTKHKITKLFSFSGLKRTDIEETQVGDIVAIAGIPGIFIGESFCDIENPQPLPQITIDEPTIAIQFNVNNSPFAGREGKFVTSRNLRDRLDKELLTNVSLKMQDTGSPDSFKVLGRGELQLGILIEMMRREGFELMASRPEIVTKRIDDQLMEPVEHLSIDVPENFVGTVIERLGPRKGEMVKMINHGSGRVRMEFRIPSRGLIGLRSEMLTETRGTIIMNSILDGYVAYQGEIPQRLSGALISDRQGTTTAYALEGLQDRGVLFVSDSVEVYEGMVVGEHSRDNDLDVNCVREKKLSNMRASGSDDAVRLVPYKQLTLEQCIEFIADDELVEVTPKSLRLRKKVLQANRRPRKGGTE, encoded by the coding sequence GTGAGTAACTCAACCGCAGTAGCCGTTAAGCCAATCTTCAACATCGCTATCATCGCCCACGTCGATCATGGCAAGACCACTCTCGTCGACGCCATGCTTCGCCAGTCCGGGACTTTTCGCTCCAACGAAGCCGTCACCGACCGCGTCATGGACTCTAACGATCTTGAAAAAGAGCGCGGCATCACGATTCTTGCGAAGAACACTGCCCTCTACTATCACGACAACAAGATCAACATCGTCGACACCCCGGGCCACGCCGACTTCGGCGGGGAAGTAGAGCGCGCCCTCAAGATGGTCGACGGGGTAGTCCTCCTCGTCGATGCCTCGGAAGGCCCCCTGCCGCAGACCCGCTACGTTCTTTCGAAGGCCCTCGAAGCCGGTCTTACGCCCATGGTCGTCATCAACAAGATCGACCGCCCTGACGCGCGCCCCCAGGAGGTCCTGAACGAAGTCTACGACCTCTTCATCGACCTCGACGCAGACGAGTCCGTCCTCGACTTCCCAGTGCTCTATACCAACGGAAAGCTCGGCACCGCGACGAACGATCTCGCGACTCCCGGCACGGACCTTCAGCCCCTCTTCGAGCAGATCGTCCAGACGATTCCTGTCTCCAAAGGCGATCCCGAAGGCACACTGCAGATCCTGGTCACCAACCTCGACTACTCCGACTACCTTGGTCGTCTCGCCATCGGCCGCGTCTTCAACGGCACCATGCGCACCGGCCAGGAGTACAACGTCGCCAAGATCGACGGCACCTTTACCAAGCACAAGATCACCAAGCTCTTCAGCTTCTCCGGGCTCAAGCGCACCGACATTGAAGAGACACAGGTAGGCGACATCGTGGCCATCGCCGGCATCCCCGGCATCTTTATCGGAGAGAGCTTCTGCGACATCGAGAATCCTCAGCCGCTTCCTCAGATCACCATCGATGAGCCGACGATCGCTATCCAGTTCAACGTCAACAACTCCCCGTTTGCCGGCCGCGAAGGCAAGTTTGTCACCTCGCGAAACCTCCGTGATCGCCTGGACAAAGAGCTTCTCACCAACGTCTCCCTCAAGATGCAGGACACCGGTTCGCCGGACTCCTTCAAGGTGCTGGGCCGCGGTGAACTTCAGCTTGGCATTCTCATTGAGATGATGCGCCGCGAAGGATTCGAGCTGATGGCCAGCCGTCCGGAGATCGTGACCAAACGCATCGACGACCAGCTTATGGAGCCGGTTGAGCATCTCTCGATTGACGTTCCGGAAAACTTCGTCGGCACGGTTATTGAGCGCCTTGGGCCGAGAAAAGGCGAGATGGTCAAGATGATCAATCACGGTTCAGGCCGCGTCCGTATGGAGTTTCGTATTCCCTCGCGTGGGCTTATCGGCCTGCGTTCTGAGATGCTTACCGAGACGCGTGGAACGATCATCATGAACTCGATTCTTGATGGGTATGTCGCTTATCAGGGGGAGATTCCGCAGCGTTTGTCGGGTGCTTTGATCTCGGATCGTCAGGGAACTACGACTGCTTATGCGCTTGAGGGCCTGCAGGACCGCGGCGTTCTGTTTGTTTCCGATAGCGTGGAAGTGTATGAAGGCATGGTAGTTGGCGAGCATTCACGAGACAACGATCTCGACGTCAACTGTGTTCGCGAGAAGAAGCTTTCGAATATGCGAGCTTCGGGCTCGGATGATGCGGTGCGGCTGGTTCCTTACAAGCAGCTGACTCTGGAGCAGTGTATTGAGTTCATCGCGGATGATGAGCTGGTTGAGGTTACGCCTAAGTCGTTGCGTTTGAGGAAGAAGGTGCTTCAGGCGAACCGTCGTCCCCGCAAGGGCGGAACCGAATAA